In the genome of Nocardioides palaemonis, the window CCGGCACCGTGCCCTGCTGGGCGAGCGAGCCGGCGAGCAGCAGGACCAGGACGATCGGCAGCAGCCGGCCGAGCAGCATCGCGAGGCCGAGCATGATCTGGAAGAAGTCCGAGGTCACGGTGATGCCGCCGAACGCACTGCCGTTGTTGTTGGCCGCCGAGGTGAAGGCGTAGAGCACCTCGGAGAAGCCGTGGCCGCCCGGGTTGCCCATCGCGTCGGAGGTCGAGCCGCGCGAGATCGCGATGCCGGTGCCGACCAGCACGAGGGCGGGCGTGGTGAGGGTGTAGAGCGCGACGTAGGTCATCTGCTTGGCGCTGATCTTCTTGCCGAGCAGCTCGGGGGTGCGCCCGACCATCAGGCCGGCGACGAAGACCGCGAGGACGGCCATCACGAGGATGCCGTAGATGCCGGCGCCCACGCCTCCGGGGACGATCTCGCCCAGCATCATGTTGACCATGACGGTCCCGCCGCCGGTGGCGGTGAGCGAGTCGTGCGAGGCGTTGACCGCACCGGTCGAGGTGCCGGTGGTGGCGACCGCGAAGAGCGCGGACGCCCACTCGCCGAACCGGGTCTCCTTGCCCTCCATCGCGGCGCCGGCGGCCTGGGCGGTCGGCGAGTGCGCGCCGACCTCGGCCCACGTCGTGACGACGAGGGAGACCGTCCACAGCACGCCCATCACCCCGAGGACCGCCAGGCCCTGGCGACGGTTGCCGAGCATCGTGCCGAGCGTGCGGGTGAGCGCCACCGGCAGCACGAGGATCAGGTAGATCTCGAGGAAGTTGGTCCAGCCCGTCGGGTTCTCGAACGGGTGGGCGGAGTTGGCGTTGAAGAAGCCGCCGCCGTTGTTGCCCAGCTCCTTGATCGCCTCCTGGCTGGCGACGGGGCCACCGGTGAGCACCTGGGAGTGACCGGCGAGCGTCGACATCGTCGAGTCGGCGAAGCTCTGCACCACGCCGCCCGCGACCAGCAGCACCGCGGCGACGAACGCCATCGGCAGCAGGATGCGTACGGTGCCGCGGGTCAGGTCGACCCAGAAGTTGCCGAGCGAGCCGCTGCGGGAGCGGGCGAACCCGCGGACCAGCGCGACCGCGACCGCGATGCCGACGGCGGCGGACAGGAAGTTCTGCACCGCGAGCCCGGCCATCTGGGCGGTGAAGCCGAGCGTGGACTCGCCCGCGTAGGACTGCCAGTTGGTGTTGGTGACGAAGGAGATCGCGGTGTTGAACGACATCCAGAACGGCACGCCCGGCAGGTCGCGGTCCATCGGCAGCGCCGCCTGGCCGAGCTGGATCGCCATCAGCACCACGATGCTGACCAGGCTGAAGCCGACCACGCCGGTCGCGTAGGACCGCGCGCCCTGCTCGGCGTCGGGGTTCACGCCGCTGAGGCGGTAGACCGCACGCTCGACGCGCAGGTGGCGCGAGCTGGTGAAGACCCGCGCCATGTAGTCGCCGAGCGGGACGTAGGCCGCCGCCAGCAGGGCGACGAGGAGGGCGATCGTCAGCAGACCGCCGAGGGTGTCAGACACTAGAAACGCTCCGGGAAGATCAGGGCTGCCAGGACGTAGAGCGCGGCGAGCACCACCGCGACCACGAGCAGACTGGATTCGATGCTCATGGCCCCAGCGTCATCCCGTCGCCGGCCCCCACCGGGCGTCTTGACGCGATCTTGGCGCCCGTTGACGGGCACTTGTCGCCGGTGTGGCGCGCGCCGCACTCCGGGTGCCAAGGACGCGACAATCCGCTGTCAGGACGCCGTCAGGCGGCCCCACGACGGGCCCGTCCGTGGTGACGATCAGGGCATGACGACCCTTGATCCCGACCCGCTGCCCGCCGACTCCCGCACCGACGCCACCACCGAGCTCGCCTGCCTCCTCGAGCTCACCTCCAGCGCCTGGCGCGACGCCCTGGACGCCGTGGTGTTCCACGACTGCGAGGTGGCCCGCCGGGTGCTGGCCGGCGCCCGCGAGCGGCGGGTGGCCGCGGTGCGCGCCCGCGCCTGCGCCCAGGCCCAGCTGTCCGAGGCCCGCATCGTGCTGACCGCGCGCCGGCTGGTCCGCTCGGTCAACACCGTCCAGCTGATCGGCGACGTGGAGCGGCTCGAGCAGCTGATCGTCGCCACCGCCCGGCGGGTCCTCTCGGGTCGTGCCCACCTCGACCAGGACCTGCGCCCGGAGGTGGCGGTCCTCGGCCGGGCCGGCGCCCAGCGGCTGCACGACCTCGCCCTCGGCCGCCGACCCGGGCTCCGGGACGCCGACTACCTCGCCTGCGGGCGCGAGCTCGACGAGGTCTCCCAGTGCCTGGCCCGTCACGCACGGGCCCTCCGACGTCCGGACGGTGCGGTCGGCCTCTGCGCCGCCCTCACCTCTGGCGTCCTCGAGGCCTCACGCCACGCCTCGCGCGCGGCGTGAGGCCTCGCCCCGGATCCGGGTGGCCGCCTCACGCGTCGACGAGGGCGGCCACCTGGTCGGCGAGGAGGACCGCGACCCGGCACTGCTCGCGGGTCGGGCGGGCGACACGGGTCGCGCAGACGACCTCGAAGTGCCCGACCACGCGCGCCGCGCGGCGTACGTCCACCGCGACGAGCTCGTCGACGGGCAGGCCGGTCCGGTCGACGTCGCGCTGGTGGCCGTTCTGCGTCAGCACGCCGTCGTGGTCGAGCACCGCGACCCGGCGGTCGTGCACGGGCCCGGCGACGTAGCGGCACCGATCGGCGCCGAGCACGTCGGCGATCGCTGCGGCCACCACGTCGACCACCTCCTCGGGGCCGGTCTCGCCGCGGCTCACGGTCGCGGCGGCGGACAGCACCCCGTCGAGGTAGCCCGAGCGACGCGCGGCGCGGGCCTGCTGGCGCCGGCCCCAGATCGCGAGCTCGGTGACCGACAGCCCGATCAGCACGAGCAGCACCGCGACCTGGATGTCCCCCGGGTCGTGGATCTCGAGCCGGTTGAAGGGCTCGGTCAGGAAGAAGTCGAACCACGCGCCGCTCGACAGCGCGGCGACCACGCCGGCGAGCCGGTCGCCGGTCGCGGCGACCGCGACGACGCACAGCACGAGCACGAGCGCCGCGACGGCGGCCGGGACGCTGCCGCGGAAGCCCGCGAGCACGCCGCACACCGCGAGCGGGGACAGGACGGCGGCGGCCCGGACGAACGAGGGCGTGCGCCACCACGGGACAGGGGTCTGGACGGTGATCATCTCGTCAGTGCAGCACCGTCGCACCCCTCCGGGACCGCCCTTGACGCGTCGTTGACGCGGTCCTGTCGCCGACCCGACGCAGGGTCAGGGGCGGGCGTGCTCGATCGCCTCCTCCTCCTCGGGCGAGAGCTGCTGCTCGCACGACCAGGAGGAGATCGACTTGGCGTAGGTGCGGGCCTCGCTGCGCCCGTGGATGGAGGTCAGCACGACGCCGTGACCGGCGTCGTCGAGCAGCGCGAGGCTCCAGCTGAGGTGACCGCCGACGTCACCGAAGGCGTCGTAGCGCACCACCGAGACGTGGCGCAGCGCGTCGGCGTTCTCCGCCTTGAGCGCGGCCACCTCCTGGCGCAGGCCGTGGACGTCCTCGGGCAGGGCGTCGACGCCGTCGCCGCCGGGGCGGACGGTCGTACGACGCAGGGCGAGGCCGGCGAGCACGCAGGCGACGGCGGCGAGGAGGACGGCGACGACGGACAGCACCCCCGAACCCTATGTTCGGGGTGCGGTCACGGCCCGGCGGACACGGCCGGAGGTGACAGACTCGGCGGCGTGACTGCTCGACGGATCGCCTACCAGGGAGAGCCGGGCGCCAACTCCCACCTCGTGTGCCAGCAGGCCTACCCCGACTGGGAGCCGCTGCCCTGCGCGTCGTTCGAGGACGCCTTCGCGGCCGTGGAGAACGGCGAGGCCGACCTGGCGATGATCCCCATCGACAACTCGATCGCCGGCCGCGTCGCCGACATCCACCACTTCCTGCCCACCTCGTCGCTGCACATCGTCGGCGAGCGGTTCCTGCGCATCCAGTTCTCCCTGATGGCGCTGCCCGAGGCGAGCGTCGACTCGCTGCGCACCGTGCACAGCCACGTCCACGCGCTGGGCCAGTGCCGCGGCGTGATCCGCGAGCTCGGGCTCACGCCGGTCGTCGCCGGCGACACCGCGGGCGCGGCCCGGGAGGTCGCGGAGTCGGGCGACCCGACCCAGGCGGCGATCGCGCCGCCGCTCGCCGCGGAGATCTACGGCCTGCAGGTGCTGCGCGAGGAGATCGAGGACGAGGACCACAACACCACCCGGTTCGTGGTGCTCTCGCGCGACTTCGAGCAGGCGCCGTCCGGCGACGGGCCGGTCGTGACGACGTTCATCTTCAACGTCCGCAACCTGCCCGCCGCCCTCTACAAGGCGCTCGGCGGCTTCGCCACCAACGGCGTCAACATGACCAAGCTCGAGTCCTACATGGTCGGCGGCCACTTCACCGCCACCCAGTTCCTCGCCGAGGTCGATGGCCACCCCGACGACCCGGGCGTGCGCAACGCCCTCGAGGAGCTCGCGTTCTTCACCACCGAGGTCAAGGTGCTCGGCGTCTACCCCGCGGACGCCTTCCGCGACGCCTGACCGGCATACTCACCCGGTGATCGATCTGCTGGTCGTGGCCCTCGCCTTCGGCGCCATCTTCGTCGTCGAGCTGCCCGACAAGACCTTCATCGCCACCCTCGTCATGTCTACGAAGATGCGCCCGCTCCTCGTGTGGGTCGGCGTCGGGCTCGCGTTCCTCGTCCAGACCGGGGTGGCGGTCGGCGTCGGCAAGGCCGCGTCGTTCCTGCCCGAGCAGCTGATCCACTCGGTGGCGGCGCTGATGTTCGTCATCGGCGCGATCATCCTGTTCCGCGAGGCCCGCTCGGCGGACGCCGAGGAGTCCGAGCAGGAGGAGGAGTACGCCGCGAAGTCCGACGCCACGGCCCACGGCCTGAAGGTGGTGCTGACGTCCTTCCTCGTCCTCTTCGCCGCCGAGTGGGGCGACCTGTCGCAGCTGCTGACCATCTCGCTGGTCGCGAAGTACGACGACCCGGTCTCGGTCTTCATCGGCGCCTGGGGCGCGCTGCTCGCGGTGTCCGGGCTCGCGGTGATCGTCGGCCGGCTGCTCCTGCAGCGGGTCCGGCTGTCGGTCCTCCATTACGTGGGTGCGACGGTCTGCGTCCTCATGGCAGCCTTGACCGTGTGGGAGATGACGCGCTGACCGAGGCGATCCACCGCCGCTACACCGAGGTCAACGGGGAGCACCCGATGACGCCGGCCGACGACGCCTACGTGCGCGAGCACTTCGTCCCGGCCACCGACGAGACGTTGGAGCACATGCTCGCCGGGCGGCTGCCGCTCCCGTCCTACGTCCTGTCCGACGGGACCCCGATGGTGCCGGCCGACCACGGAGTCCTGGCCGACCACGCCGGTGGGCTCGACCGGCTGCACGACTGGTTCGTCGCGTTCTGGCCCGACGACCCGGCGACCGGCGAGGAGGAGTGGGCGGCCTACCTCTCCGGGCAGTACGTCTGCCTGAAGGAGGTCACGCCGGTCCGGATCCGCCAGAAGACCGAGCGCATCGCCGAGGCCGAGGCTGCGGTCGACCTGCTGCGCCGCGACCCGCACGACGAGATCGGTCGCGGGATGCTCGGGCAGGCCGTCGACGGCGTGCTCGCCGTCCCGGGGCTGGACGTCCTGCTGCGGCCGATGACGGCGTACGACCGGCTGCGCTTCGGCGGTCCCACCAGCCGCGAGCGCTGGGTCGACGCGCCGCGCGAGGCGTTCCTGACCCCCGTCGCGCCCGAGCTGCCGGTGCGCACCGAGCGACTGCTGCTGCGCGCCTGGCAGACGGGCGACGAGGTCGCGTTCGCCGGGGCATGGGCCGACGAGGACTACGCCAGCCTGCTGCTGACCCGGACCATGAACCCCGCCGAGGTCGGCGAGATGGTGCGCCGGCGGATGGACCCGGGGGACGGCAGGTTCGTCGGGCTCGTCGTCGAGCACGACGGCGAGGTCGTGGGCGACTCGATCCTCATGCTCGGCGGCACCGGCCTCAGCGAGGGCGAGATCGGCTGGACGATGATCCCCGGCCAGGGCGGCCGGGGCTACGCCACCGAGGCCGCCCGGGCGGTGCTCGCCCTCGGGTTCGAGCACTACGGCCTGCGCCGGATCGTCGCCAACCTCGACGTCCGCAACGACCGCTCGGCCGCGCTCTGCGAGCGCCTGGGCATGCGCCGCGAGGTGCACCGCCTCCGGGACTTCTGGTCCAAGGGCGAGTGGACCAGCTCGTACGAGTACGCGATCCTCCGCGAGGAGTGGGCCGCGCAGCGGGCCTGAGGCACAGGTGTCCGGGTTGTGGCCCTCGCGCGCCCGGCCCGCACACGTGTCCGGGTACTCGCCCTCCCGAGCCCGATCTGAGGTCGACTTCTCGGACACGTGTACGCGGTTGGCGGGGGCTGTGGAGGACGACCGACGCATCGGCGCCGGATCGTCGACGCTGTCGGCATGTCCTTCGATCCGACGCGCCCGTTCCGCCGTGCGGACGGCCTCGCCCACGGGCTGACCGACAAGGTGCTCCGCGGACCCGGCTTCCGCCAGCTCTTCCGCGGGGTCCTGGTCGCCTCGACCACCCCCGCGACGCCGCTCCAGCGCGTGGTCGGCGCCCTCCTGCTCCAGCACGAGGACGCGTGGGCGAGCCACGCGTCGGCTGCGCGGGTCAAGGAGGCGCCGATCCCCACCATCGCCGACGAGCACGTGAGCGTCGCCCACCAGAAGATGCGATGCCACCACCGCGGCCTGCGGTGCCACGTCGGCGATCCCAGCGGCGTGGTCGTGGAGAGAGGCGTACGGGTGTCCGGGGACGTCGAGATGTTCATCGAGCTCGGGGGCCAGCTGGGACTGGTCGACCTGGTGGTCGTGGGCGACTGGCTCGTGCGTCGCCGCGGCGCCTCGCCAGCTCACCTCGTCCGTGCCTGCGAGCGCAGCCGGCACAAGGACGCACGCAAGGCGCTGGCCGCCGCGAGGTACGTACGGCGAGACGTGGACTCGCCGATGGAGACCCGGTTGCGGATGCTCCTCGTCCTGGGCGGACTGCCCGAACCCGAGATCAACCTGACCATCCGCGACGAGGACGGTGCCGTGGTCCGGCGCTACGACCTCAGCTATCCCGGAGTCCGGGTCGCGGTCGAGTACAACGGCAAGGTGCACGTCGAGGTGCTCGCGACCTGGGAGGACGACCTCGAGCGTCGCGCCGACATCGACGACGACGACTGGCGGCTCGTGGTCGTCGTGAGCTCGGGGATCTACCGGGACCCGCTCCGCACCCTCAGCCGGGTCCACCGCGTGCTCGTCTCGCGCGGTCACCCGGACGTCCGGCCGCGGCTGCTGGACGACTGGCGGCCGCACTTCCCGGGCTGGTCCGACGCCGCCTGAGCGCGCACGCCCACACGTGTCCGCGATCTCGCCCTCACCCCGCGAGCACCGCGGCGACTTCTCGGACACGTGTCCCGCGCCCGCACCGATAGAGTCCGGCCATGGTCACCACTCCCCACGGCGCTGACAGCGAGGTCGGCCGCCTGGCCACCGTGATGCTCCACCGCCCCGGCAACGAGCTCAAGCGCCTGACGCCGCGCAACAACGACCGGCTGCTCTTCGACGGCATCCCGTGGGTCAGCCGCGCGCAGGAGGAGCACGACGCCTTCGCCGAGACGTTGCGCAACCGCGGCGTCGAGGTGCTCTACCTGACCGAGCTGCTCACCGAGACCCTCGACAGCGAGCTGGCCCGCAACCACGCGATCACCAGCGCGCTCTCCGGCCTCCACCTCGGCGACACGATGCGCCGCTACCTCGCCTCGGCGCTGCGCGACCTGTCGCCGGCCGAGCTGACCGACGTGCTGACCGCGGGCATCCGCAACGACGAGGTCAAGGGCGGCCACGGCCTGGTCACCAGCCTGCTCGACCCGCACGACTTCCTCATCGACCCGCTCCCCAACCTGCTCTTCACCCGCGACTCCAGCGTGTGGGTGCGCGACCGCGTGGCCGTCACCAGCCTCGCGATGCCCGCGCGCAAGCGCGAGACCCAGCTCACCGAGCTGATCTACACCGAGCACCCGCGCTTCGCCGGCACCCGCAAGATCCACGGCTGGCACAACGAGCACGTCGAGGGCGGCGACGTCCTGCTGCTCGCCCCGGGCGTGATCGCGGTCGGCGTCGGGGAGCGTACGACGCCCGCGGGCGTCGAGCGGCTGGCCCGGCAGGTCTTCCACGCCGGCCTCGCCCACACCGTGCTGGCCGTCCCGATCGCGCAGGAGCGCGCGACGATGCACCTCGACACCGTGTGCACGATGGTCGACGTCGACAAGGTGGTGATGTACCCCAACGTCGCCGACACCCTCCGCGCGGTGACGGTGACGCTGGCCGACGCGGGCTCCGACGAGTCCGACCTGACGCTGCAGGTCAGCGACTCGGAGCCGTTCCTGGTGGCCGCCGCCAAGGCGATGCAGATCGACACGCTCCACCAGATCGACACCGGCCTCGACCCGGTCACCGCCGAGCGCGAGCAGTGGGACGACGGCAACAACACCCTGGCCCTCGCGCCGCGGGTGGCCGTGGCCTACGAGCGCAACGACGAGACCAACGACCGGCTCGAGGACGCCGGCATCGAGGTGGTCCGGATCGCCGGCTCCGAGCTCGGCTCGGGCCGCGGCGGGCCGCGCTGCATGAGCTGCCCGATCTCGCGCGAACCGCTCGCCGTCGACTGACCGCGCGCCGTCCACAGGTCGGTGCACATCTGTTGACTGGACCAGCATCACGTTCGGTCGGCCCGCTCGTTGAGAGGGCATGACCGACTCGATCCTGGACTCCCTCGACCCGGCCGACCGCCAGCGGGTCCTGGCCGCGGGGACCGCGCTCACCCTCCCGCAGGGCTGGTCGCCGATCGCCGAGAGCACGCCCGCCGACAAGGCGTACCTGATCACCGAGGGCGAGGTGTCGGTGCGCCGCGGCGGCGTCGAGGTCGCCACCCTCGGCCCGGGCGCGGTGGTCGGCGAGGCCGCCATCGTCAACCGCACCCTGCGCTCGGCGAGCGTCGTCGCGCTCACGCCGCTGCGCGTCGTGCACTTCACCAGCGACCGGATCACCGCGCTCGCCGAGGAGGTGCCGGCCTTCGGCGCGGCGCTGCGGGCGGCCGCCGCCGGGCGTACCGGCCGGGGCTGACGCCGTGACCGAGCGGGCCGTGGCCGACGCGATGGAGACGTTCCTCCTCGGGCAGGAGCCGAGCCTGACCCGCGTCCAGGTCGCCGAGCGCGCCGGCGTGCCGCTGGACCTGGCCGTCTCCCTGTGGCACCAGCTCGGCTTCCCGCACCGCGGCGACGACGACGTGGCGTTCGTCGAGGGCGACGTCGAGGCGCTGCGGCTCAGCGCCGACCTGGTCCGGCTCGGCATCCTGCCGCCGGAGTCGCAGGCCGCGCTCGTGCGCACCTGGGGCCGCAGCTATGCCCGGCTCGCGGAGTGGCAGACCACCCTGCTCGCGGGCCTCGCCCTCGACGGCCCCGACGGCGCGCGCGACCCCGCCGACCAGCTGACCACGCTCACCGCCGACGTGCTCCCGCGGGTGGAGGCGCTGCAGACCTACGTCTGGCGGCGTCACCTCGCGAGCGCGGCCCAGCACCTCCTCGAGGACGCCGACGCGCTCGCCCAGGGCGAGGCCCGGTTGTCGGTCTGCTTCGTCGACATCGTCGGCTACACCACCCGCAGCCGCGCGCTCGACGGCGCCGAGCTGGTCGCGTGGGTCGACGGCTTCGAGCAGGACACGACCACGCTCGTCGTCGACCACGGTGGTCAGGTCATCAAGACCATCGGCGACGAGGTGCTGTTCACCGTGGCCGAGCCCGCCGAAGCCGTCGCGGTCGCGCTCGCCCTGACCGCCCGCGGCGCCGACGAGGACGACCCCTTCCCCGCCGTCCGGGCCGGGGTCGCGCACGGCCCGGTCGTACGCCGCCTCGGCGACGTCTTCGGCGCGACCGTCAACGCCGCCGCGCGCCTCACCTCGGCCGCGCGACCGGGCTCGGTGCTCGTCGACGCCGGGGTCCACGAGGCGATCGGCGACGACCCGACGTGGCGGTTGCGCCGGGCCCGCCGGGTGCAGGCCAAGGGCTTCTCGCACCTCGAGGCGTGGCGGGCACGGGCGCACACCGACGACTGAGCGCCCGTACGCTCCCGGGCATGGAACCCGTGCTGCGCGTGATCTCCGGCGACGACTGGGCGGCCTTCCGCTCCCTGCGGCTGCGGGCCCTCGCCGACTCCCCCACCGCGTTCGGCGCCGTGCTGGCCGACGTCGAGGCGCAGCCGGAGGCGATGTGGCGCGACCGGGCCGACGGACCCGGCCCGCTGCTGATGGCCTTCGACGGCGAGGAGCCGGTCGCGATGGGAGGGCTCTTCGTCCCCGCGGACTCGCTGGATGCCTTCGTCTGGGGCATGTGGGTCGCCCCGGAGGCGCGCGGGCATGGCCTCGGGGCCCGGGTCCTGCGCGAGCTCCTCGAGCACGCGCGACGGCTCGGCCGGACGGTGTCGCTGCACGTCACCGACGGCAACGACGGCGCGCGCCGGCTCTACGAGGCGCACGGCTTCGTCGGCACCGGCGAGCGGGAGCCGCTGCGCGAGGGCTCGGACCTGCGCATCGAGCGGCTCCGGCTGGCCTGAGCTCAGCGCGGGTCCGGGATCGTCGGAGTCCCCGGATCTCCGGGGACTCGACGGACATCGTGAAAGATCCGCGTCACCTGGTGGCTCGGATCTTCCACGATCTGCCGGGAATCTGCGGATGTCCGAGGACCGGCTGGCGGACACTCCCGGGACATGGAAAGCCCGGCCGTTGTTGACGGGGGAAACAACAACGACCGGGCGATGACCAATCTACTCGCACCGCGACGACGCGCACAACATTCGCGGGCGTTGTGTTCGCACGGTGGAGAACGTGGGTCAGTCCTTACCGGATCGTCACCTGACGGTTGGCGAGTCCGGCGCGTGCGGAGCGCTCGGCGGCCGTGAGCTCGCCGCCCTCGAGCGCCTCGGCGAGGTCGGCGGCGAACCGGGCGGCCGGCTCCTCGAGCACGTCGGCGCCGGTGCCGACGGGGAGGTCCCACACCGGGGCGAGCAGGCCGTGGGCGCGGAACATG includes:
- the kdpA gene encoding potassium-transporting ATPase subunit KdpA, which produces MSDTLGGLLTIALLVALLAAAYVPLGDYMARVFTSSRHLRVERAVYRLSGVNPDAEQGARSYATGVVGFSLVSIVVLMAIQLGQAALPMDRDLPGVPFWMSFNTAISFVTNTNWQSYAGESTLGFTAQMAGLAVQNFLSAAVGIAVAVALVRGFARSRSGSLGNFWVDLTRGTVRILLPMAFVAAVLLVAGGVVQSFADSTMSTLAGHSQVLTGGPVASQEAIKELGNNGGGFFNANSAHPFENPTGWTNFLEIYLILVLPVALTRTLGTMLGNRRQGLAVLGVMGVLWTVSLVVTTWAEVGAHSPTAQAAGAAMEGKETRFGEWASALFAVATTGTSTGAVNASHDSLTATGGGTVMVNMMLGEIVPGGVGAGIYGILVMAVLAVFVAGLMVGRTPELLGKKISAKQMTYVALYTLTTPALVLVGTGIAISRGSTSDAMGNPGGHGFSEVLYAFTSAANNNGSAFGGITVTSDFFQIMLGLAMLLGRLLPIVLVLLLAGSLAQQGTVPVTAGTLPTHTPLFVGMLVGVILIMTGLTYFPALALGPIAEALA
- a CDS encoding potassium-transporting ATPase subunit F, with amino-acid sequence MSIESSLLVVAVVLAALYVLAALIFPERF
- a CDS encoding DUF4118 domain-containing protein codes for the protein MITVQTPVPWWRTPSFVRAAAVLSPLAVCGVLAGFRGSVPAAVAALVLVLCVVAVAATGDRLAGVVAALSSGAWFDFFLTEPFNRLEIHDPGDIQVAVLLVLIGLSVTELAIWGRRQQARAARRSGYLDGVLSAAATVSRGETGPEEVVDVVAAAIADVLGADRCRYVAGPVHDRRVAVLDHDGVLTQNGHQRDVDRTGLPVDELVAVDVRRAARVVGHFEVVCATRVARPTREQCRVAVLLADQVAALVDA
- a CDS encoding DUF4446 family protein translates to MLSVVAVLLAAVACVLAGLALRRTTVRPGGDGVDALPEDVHGLRQEVAALKAENADALRHVSVVRYDAFGDVGGHLSWSLALLDDAGHGVVLTSIHGRSEARTYAKSISSWSCEQQLSPEEEEAIEHARP
- a CDS encoding prephenate dehydratase; amino-acid sequence: MTARRIAYQGEPGANSHLVCQQAYPDWEPLPCASFEDAFAAVENGEADLAMIPIDNSIAGRVADIHHFLPTSSLHIVGERFLRIQFSLMALPEASVDSLRTVHSHVHALGQCRGVIRELGLTPVVAGDTAGAAREVAESGDPTQAAIAPPLAAEIYGLQVLREEIEDEDHNTTRFVVLSRDFEQAPSGDGPVVTTFIFNVRNLPAALYKALGGFATNGVNMTKLESYMVGGHFTATQFLAEVDGHPDDPGVRNALEELAFFTTEVKVLGVYPADAFRDA
- a CDS encoding TMEM165/GDT1 family protein — protein: MIDLLVVALAFGAIFVVELPDKTFIATLVMSTKMRPLLVWVGVGLAFLVQTGVAVGVGKAASFLPEQLIHSVAALMFVIGAIILFREARSADAEESEQEEEYAAKSDATAHGLKVVLTSFLVLFAAEWGDLSQLLTISLVAKYDDPVSVFIGAWGALLAVSGLAVIVGRLLLQRVRLSVLHYVGATVCVLMAALTVWEMTR
- a CDS encoding GNAT family N-acetyltransferase; protein product: MGDDALTEAIHRRYTEVNGEHPMTPADDAYVREHFVPATDETLEHMLAGRLPLPSYVLSDGTPMVPADHGVLADHAGGLDRLHDWFVAFWPDDPATGEEEWAAYLSGQYVCLKEVTPVRIRQKTERIAEAEAAVDLLRRDPHDEIGRGMLGQAVDGVLAVPGLDVLLRPMTAYDRLRFGGPTSRERWVDAPREAFLTPVAPELPVRTERLLLRAWQTGDEVAFAGAWADEDYASLLLTRTMNPAEVGEMVRRRMDPGDGRFVGLVVEHDGEVVGDSILMLGGTGLSEGEIGWTMIPGQGGRGYATEAARAVLALGFEHYGLRRIVANLDVRNDRSAALCERLGMRREVHRLRDFWSKGEWTSSYEYAILREEWAAQRA
- a CDS encoding arginine deiminase is translated as MVTTPHGADSEVGRLATVMLHRPGNELKRLTPRNNDRLLFDGIPWVSRAQEEHDAFAETLRNRGVEVLYLTELLTETLDSELARNHAITSALSGLHLGDTMRRYLASALRDLSPAELTDVLTAGIRNDEVKGGHGLVTSLLDPHDFLIDPLPNLLFTRDSSVWVRDRVAVTSLAMPARKRETQLTELIYTEHPRFAGTRKIHGWHNEHVEGGDVLLLAPGVIAVGVGERTTPAGVERLARQVFHAGLAHTVLAVPIAQERATMHLDTVCTMVDVDKVVMYPNVADTLRAVTVTLADAGSDESDLTLQVSDSEPFLVAAAKAMQIDTLHQIDTGLDPVTAEREQWDDGNNTLALAPRVAVAYERNDETNDRLEDAGIEVVRIAGSELGSGRGGPRCMSCPISREPLAVD
- a CDS encoding cyclic nucleotide-binding domain-containing protein encodes the protein MTDSILDSLDPADRQRVLAAGTALTLPQGWSPIAESTPADKAYLITEGEVSVRRGGVEVATLGPGAVVGEAAIVNRTLRSASVVALTPLRVVHFTSDRITALAEEVPAFGAALRAAAAGRTGRG
- a CDS encoding adenylate/guanylate cyclase domain-containing protein, whose product is MTERAVADAMETFLLGQEPSLTRVQVAERAGVPLDLAVSLWHQLGFPHRGDDDVAFVEGDVEALRLSADLVRLGILPPESQAALVRTWGRSYARLAEWQTTLLAGLALDGPDGARDPADQLTTLTADVLPRVEALQTYVWRRHLASAAQHLLEDADALAQGEARLSVCFVDIVGYTTRSRALDGAELVAWVDGFEQDTTTLVVDHGGQVIKTIGDEVLFTVAEPAEAVAVALALTARGADEDDPFPAVRAGVAHGPVVRRLGDVFGATVNAAARLTSAARPGSVLVDAGVHEAIGDDPTWRLRRARRVQAKGFSHLEAWRARAHTDD
- a CDS encoding GNAT family N-acetyltransferase, whose protein sequence is MEPVLRVISGDDWAAFRSLRLRALADSPTAFGAVLADVEAQPEAMWRDRADGPGPLLMAFDGEEPVAMGGLFVPADSLDAFVWGMWVAPEARGHGLGARVLRELLEHARRLGRTVSLHVTDGNDGARRLYEAHGFVGTGEREPLREGSDLRIERLRLA